Proteins found in one Magnolia sinica isolate HGM2019 chromosome 5, MsV1, whole genome shotgun sequence genomic segment:
- the LOC131245448 gene encoding seipin-2-like has product MKTLALIHISTPAMAETKIPDDSSFDDFFDAMDDFPPSELIAVPESEESVDLPQIVRLNSVENGEADAIKSPLSSDSSLSSTLRRRSSIRIGHRKISIVDANDSILDDLSAISEVIQVSEAITPRERRNKILSSLKDHDKVQSDSPRLKSGSDQISSKYDQNHVRNEKSASFNPPTEDLDGSSSNFLIALAGFIIKAIGFQISLLISFFTFPFWLLHWCFMLVTDPFQLVKRAKNFSHEKLSRISGALLSRVSPLIYKQLTGPQSVGRYVVRFSWGFFWSFYVFFVLFGFLVTSFVVGGIAVRYFVEEPIRMEENLNFDYTKPNPVAYVPLMPCDGVCCGFGGKEMVAVGKHVGGRVVPINHKLQVTVSLMLPESDYNRKLGVFQVRVDFLSVNGKGTATSRHPCMLRFKSLAIRLLETFIKSGPLLAGYSSESQLLNLRMTGFTEGTDPTSCLKVVLEQRAEFRTGAGIPEIYASSLVLESELPLFKRIIWNWKKTIFIWISLGFFTMELFFILICCRPVIIPKARANPRPRLREGSANRT; this is encoded by the exons ATGAAAACCCTAGCCCTAATCCATATCTCTACACCTGCAATGGCAGAAACGAAAATCCCAGACGATTCTAGCTTCGATGATTTCTTTGATGCTATGGACGACTTCCCGCCATCCGAGTTGATTGCCGTTCCCGAATCCGAAGAGTCTGTTGATCTTCCTCAGATCGTTCGACTCAATTCCGTCGAGAACGGCGAAGCTGATGCAATCAAGTCCCCGCTCTCGTCAGACTCATCGCTTTCAAGCACCCTCCGCCGCAGATCATCTATCAGGATCGGCCACAGGAAAATCTCAATTGTTGATGCAAACGATTCAATCCTCGATGATTTGTCCGCAATTTCTGAGGTCATTCAGGTATCGGAAGCAATCACTCCTCGGGAGCGGCGTAATAAAATCCTATCATCGCTAAAAGACCACGACAAGGTGCAGTCTGATTCTCCGCGTCTCAAATCAGGTTCGGATCAGATAAGCTCAAAATACGATCAGAATCATGTGCGAAATGAGAAATCGGCATCTTTCAATCCTCCCACCGAAGACCTTGATGGATCTTCATCGAATTTCCTGATTGCTTTGGCAGGATTCATAATAAAAGCGATAGGGTTTCAAATTAGCTTATTGATCAGCTTCTTTACCTTTCCTTTCTGGTTATTGCATTGGTGTTTCATGCTTGTGACTGATCCATTTCAACTTGTAAAAAGAGCTAAAAACTTTTCGCATGAGAAACTATCTAGAATTTCTGGTGCTTTGCTTTCGAGGGTGAGTCCTTTGATATATAAACAGTTGACGGGCCCACAATCGGTTGGAAGATATGTGGTGAGATTCAGCTGGGGATTCTTCTGGTCATTCTATGTCTTTTTCGTGTTGTTTGGTTTTCTGGTGACTTCATTTGTTGTTGGTGGTATTGCTGTGCGGTACTTTGTTGAGGAGCCAATTCGCATGGAGGAGAATTTGAATTTCGACTACACAAAGCCTAATCCTGTTGCTTACGTGCCATTAATGCCCTGTGATGGTGTTTGTTGTGGTTTTGGGGGTAAAGAGATGGTTGCAGTTGGGAAGCATGTAGGAGGGCGTGTTGTTCCTATTAATCATAAGCTGCAGGTTACTGTCTCCTTGATGTTACCTGAGTCTGACTATAACAGGAAGCTTGGCGTTTTCCAG GTCAGGGTGGATTTCCTGTCTGTGAATGGCAAAGGCACTGCCACTTCAAGGCATCCGTGCATGCTACGGTTCAAAAGCTTGGCTATCCGCCTCTTGGAGACCTTCATTAAAAGCGGTCCTCTCCTTGCTGGCTATTCATCAGAGTCCCAACTACTCAACCTAAGAATGACAGGCTTTACTGAAGGAACTGATCCAACTTCATGTTTGAAGGTCGTCCTCGAACAACGAGCAGAATTCAGGACCGGTGCTGGTATACCTGAAATTTATGCTTCAAGTTTGGTCCTCGAATCTGAGCTTCCTCTTTTTAAAAGGATCATTTGGAACTGGAAGAAGACAATCTTTATCTGGATTAGTTTGGGGTTTTTCACGATGGAACTATTTTTTATTCTCATCTGTTGCAGACCTGTTATTATTCCTAAGGCAAGGGCAAATCCAAGGCCAAGGCTGAGGGAAGGTTCTGCTAACAGAACATAG